A DNA window from Trypanosoma brucei brucei TREU927 chromosome 10, whole genome shotgun sequence contains the following coding sequences:
- a CDS encoding small GTPase, putative (similar to SP:P55745: Ras-related protein Rab- 21. {Canis familiaris}), with translation MRSSVPSYKVVLLGEGRVGKTSLISRFVNDTFDAQQRSTTQASMYSSVNVPLLNSDKTVNLNVWDTAGQERFHALGPIYYRNANGAILVYDVTDADTLEKVRLWIRELRAVVGDQIQLVVCANKSDLEQEREVSEEKGRRFAKDHGAQHLSTSARTGMNVAEAFQTLATAIASSAGATGGGGSGGGGSNNNNSASGAGGSVFFESEGSSAWAPKRRKRRGLLRIEDDMPGEDDEVANLVSGGGGKHSTVNLSSNPNVAAATPRRNRCCS, from the coding sequence ATGCGGTCGTCGGTGCCTAGTTATAAGGTTGTCCTACTTGGTGAGGGACGCGTGGGGAAGACATCTCTCATCTCCCGTTTCGTTAACGACACCTTTGATGCCCAGCAGCGTAGCACCACACAGGCCAGCATGTACAGCAGTGTCAACGTTCCATTGCTTAACAGTGACAAAACCGTCAATCTCAATGTGTGGGACACCGCGGGGCAGGAGCGGTTCCATGCGCTTGGTCCTATTTATTACCGCAATGCCAACGGCGCAATCCTCGTCTACGATGTGACGGACGCTGACACACTCGAGAAGGTGCGTCTGTGGATTCGAGAGTTGCGCGCAGTGGTTGGGGACCAAATACAACTCGTCGTGTGCGCGAACAAATCCGATCTCGAGCAGGAGCGAGAGGTGAGCGAAGAGAAGGGCCGGAGATTCGCAAAAGATCACGGAGCTCAGCACCTCTCAACGAGTGCTCGGACGGGAATGAATGTAGCGGAGGCGTTTCAGACGCTAGCAACAGCTATAGCATCGTCAGCGGGAGCCACAGGGGGTGGAGGGAGTGGAGGTGGCGgtagcaataataacaatagtgcCAGTGGAGCCGGTGGCAGTGTTTTCTTTGAGTCGGAAGGATCGAGTGCCTGGGCACCGAAGCGTCGCAAGCGGCGAGGGTTGCTGCGGATTGAAGATGATATGCCGGGGGAGGATGATGAGGTGGCGAATCTTGTGTCAGGTGGCGGTGGCAAACATAGCACTGTGAACCTCAGTTCAAACCCGAACGTAGCAGCTGCGACACCTCGACGGAACCGCTGTTGTTCCTGA
- a CDS encoding transcriptional regulatory protein NOT1 → MLYEHTTDIGSSRGAAARYLIASATKSSLQTTLQALEKIAGQSVELYRFVVSAAVSSIWTPPQTEEKNLLVSKLVSTALEKSNALTLVSAAVDESPVTVTKESLVTLMTRDLKLTPPQQLQFAMGLLAGSKKGKEAAAEFLNGISVAQYTVKEDVASLWSYSVLARQLGDVQALETQLSAAAAGAAGGANDRVTVLPHDGVVDMHVSLSRIIDELGTACVATPADCRELLSLFPRPVTQVDVADVVGFFASQGSAPTDTNTYNALMASAGREPTKVQQNAAISPFPLLELLQERVQEPVDWDTVLRMLDKSNEGPFVRKHVSIVFDAYCKFKGTGTPGVYPPITIFLGRWSNVGRQRTVLEYILKHPEKVSMQGLSCDQMAPIELVEVDAADAASSPTTSGASASPSTVPESRAGEVELWRYFPFLEAAVHVASRDGAFDAETLRPAALRYPLLMLYSLLFGSFPGTMKNFSTAKLILRDSRLPLERVATTIIPEAERRGKLNTVISLLSELTIVVPSRTIDVMEAVLKTKNAVRAFLAVGGNPRLVTAIAMCMDESNEGGGGGANCGVSGGAGDSWISKALEGKLHFRAHAAENRFAVATSIVEVAEQLLDKQKYVPKATAALNTFLASSLKDLLRDVAEQARILLASTDSLFPTDVENDATEFYRRMYKAGDPTISASLAFIEQLLKSSKSRDKQLCACIVSIMFEECNAIGCYPHKELQLFATLYGQMIARELLPPNQQQRAWTLLLPVIVKPTDHLVEEYGIIALEQIKPRLAEWPQYGRALRHVKDLDIRIPGIMAAINRGIKAEEAARQSQSRAQNQEKTTQQQKEVESLLSDPAVLALSTERRDNMLAAEQQKDRVAAATLHQHDIGTLLSKKNITAPPRVIQEQINFIIGNTDLHNVENNARELAKQLRPEYYEFFAEYFVVKRAALEPNYHPTYLNLLNNLQSKQLEKAIRSATVSSIKLLLSSDKIRADPGERSLLKNLGYWLGLLTLAKNIPITAQELCFKDLIILGLREGKLMAVVSCIARVLHHCMDSRFFCPPNPWTMRQLCLLWEMYNLRNLRVTLRFEVDLLCKHMNVKLEEIEQYYNMHPIHSSTQLCISDVYREINIHQSADFRVDKMELQDVVQQPHKQVQQPQQAAQPQLQTQAARANRPLQANAEPFKPKDSMVPSGGALAFEAVGPRRPPIVITPETVRVSEEEASLFGERLAVYKGYLAKTLERVTQELKPTVQRSGTIAAVTACHITTKDFLFDRDIKAQLRAADAMARSLASNLCTVAIRDALPEPFNVQVGDLISRLIDVNVPSYTERRERLKGLIRENNMDLCVRALEWQAAEEGAKRLHEKLDKIIKEKIDQITAREPPRAPKEYHDVRDLLMHMGEVLRPPHNLPPLQRAVYEEFNNSVPVVGLLTAYVRTLEDATVQHYSTGDAKVLSLTSPEFANGHFGESHDVIRTRVIGISNIINAETAIYCVGPMLRKLFVLAGAMKRADSGTAASNDLTTARHRNVCNLLNEVYLFVLQTCYERGGDIIREELTQLYLQAEQRWSYTDLAVNLLRIKVLNVSRFDAALSKALLAEGMGRQGVVDFAGATLSRVIVNEKLLSAKELRDTVSQLESIASKQDNQTPRQQQNQPKQQRHQPQSQQLPASGQDSGAMGGAQMAPGGAAPTNAMRASPALSNLVEQHVRRLVVPTLAPQNQEDAEKIRGLFEEWLIVNARRMHSSSSESNQASGAATNAPSQEGATAPTTSSPASATAAPTSTTSAALPGNKPPPQYEYMMKLRDNKQLDGPQLRTFLTTSLRFCVEHYATKSLELERSNPAVLGRALTAEWKPGNAPPHRYQYDDGLFTHVDALSDLVTVLLYYCSLKNESRTLLTLLRRVLDAFQWALIDNHQAVVVRLQQAQNPNHLGNAKSELPAGTAYAPMFQQQPYVRFFSNLFTTLVRADSPKRETMEQITSAFADTLHNLPPLKYPAFTFGWLELVSHRIFLNRCLRSPVPWPSYVALLVQGLEFIERFTREGNISKNVLVFYKAFFKLMLVLTHDYSRFLITYHYQLCDAIPPYCVQLLNTVLCSFPSGVKLPEFFARVPDDGSEMRKHPATDNQVKCIEESFKQHHFDGNALSEKLQDDRPMSESYMQSIVEKLQSLHNWRLMNAIVLHVCIVYLQVNDHAVKPNFPESNAMRFYRHLAGSLDHEHRYYFICSCANHLRYPNCQTNFFVKVISNLFLPHRSIRNAVVQQCIQEQITRVAVEKTLIIQPHPWGVLSTFMELMRAPEYGFWEKSFICSTSFLESMFTKLRRSVESRNAQQQVQQSTGSASTSATQGKK, encoded by the coding sequence ATGTTGTATGAGCATACTACTGACATCGGGAGCTCCCGTGGTGCTGCGGCGCGGTACCTCATAGCGTCTGCGACGAAGAGTTCCCTCCAGACAACGCTGCAGGCTCTAGAAAAGATAGCCGGGCAGTCTGTAGAGTTGTATAGGTTTGTTGTGTCTGCAGCTGTCTCTTCTATATGGACGCCCCCGCAGacagaggaaaaaaatcTCCTTGTCTCTAAACTTGTGTCGACGGCCCTTGAAAAGAGTAACGCGCTTACGCTTGTGTCGGCGGCTGTTGATGAGTCGCCGGTGACTGTAACGAAGGAGTCTCTGGTGACCCTCATGACGCGGGACTTGAAGCTCACGCCCCCGCAGCAGCTGCAGTTTGCGATGGGTCTTCTGGCAGGcagcaaaaagggaaaggaggcgGCTGCGGAGTTCCTCAATGGCATCAGTGTGGCGCAATACACAGTGAAGGAGGACGTCGCAAGTCTTTGGTCCTACAGTGTCCTCGCACGACAACTGGGTGATGTGCAAGCTTTGGAGACTCAACTCTCTGCCGCAGCCGCAGGTGCCGCAGGTGGCGCAAATGACAGGGTTACAGTATTGCCACATGATGGTGTTGTCGATATGCATGTCAGCCTGTCAAGGATCATTGATGAATTAGGCACGGCTTGTGTGGCGACGCCGGCAGACTGTCGTGAGTTGCTCAGCTTGTTCCCCCGTCCCGTCACCCAAGTCGATGTGGCGGATGTGGTTGGTTTCTTCGCCTCGCAAGGGAGTGCGCCAACGGACACGAACACGTATAACGCTCTCATGGCTTCAGCCGGGCGTGAACCAACAAAGGTACAGCAAAACGCTGCCATTTCACCGTTTCCACTTTTGGAGTTACTTCAGGAGAGAGTGCAGGAGCCGGTGGATTGGGATACCGTCCTTCGTATGCTTGATAAGAGTAACGAGGGACCGTTCGTGCGGAAGCATGTGTCCATCGTGTTTGATGCGTATTGTAAGTTCAAGGGTACCGGCACACCCGGTGTGTATCCCCCGATTACCATATTCCTCGGGAGATGGAGCAACGTCGGCCGGCAGCGCACCGTGTTAGAATATATACTTAAGCACCCAGAGAAAGTTTCGATGCAGGGGCTGTCGTGCGACCAAATGGCACCAATCGAGCTGGTAGAAGTGGACGCTGCGGATGCGGCTTCAAGTCCCACGACTTCCGGTGCCAGTGCGTCACCGTCGACAGTTCCGGAAAGCCGCGCGGGAGAAGTAGAGTTGTGGCgctatttccctttcctcgaAGCAGCTGTACACGTTGCAAGCCGCGACGGTGCCTTTGATGCCGAGACGTTGCGGCCGGCGGCGCTGCGCTATCCACTTCTCATGCTGTATTCCTTGCTCTTTGGCTCGTTCCCAGGTACGATGAAAAACTTCAGCACCGCGAAACTGATTTTGAGGGACTCTCGGCTTCCGCTTGAACGCGTTGCAACTACCATCATCCCCGAGGCAGAAAGGCGCGGAAAGTTGAACACCGTCATTTCTCTACTGTCTGAGCTAACTATTGTGGTCCCGAGTCGTACAATTGACGTAATGGAGGCAGTGCTTAAGACAAAGAACGCTGTTAGGGCGTTCCTTGCGGTTGGTGGCAACCCGCGGTTGGTTACTGCTATTGCAATGTGCATGGATGAGTCCAATGAGGGAGGCGGCGGCGGAGCCAACTGCGGTGTGAGTGGTGGTGCTGGTGACTCTTGGATTAGTAAGGCACTTGAGGGAAAGTTGCACTTTCGGGCTCACGCCGCAGAAAACCGCTTTGCAGTGGCCACGTCTATTGTTGAGGTAGCGGAGCAGCTGCTGGATAAACAGAAGTACGTCCCAAAGGCTACTGCCGCACTCAACACTTTCCTTGCTTCTTCACTGAAGGATCTGCTCCGTGACGTTGCCGAACAAGCGCGTATACTCTTGGCATCAACTGattctcttttccccactGACGTGGAGAACGATGCAACGGAGTTTTACAGGCGTATGTACAAGGCGGGCGACCCGACCATCTCAGCATCACTCGCTTTCATTGAGCAGCTTTTGAAAAGTAGCAAGAGTCGTGATAAGCAGCTCTGTGCGTGCATCGTGAGCATCATGTTTGAAGAGTGCAACGCTATTGGTTGCTATCCCCACAAGGAACTACAACTGTTCGCCACACTTTACGGTCAGATGATAGCACGGGAGTTGCTTCCGCCgaaccaacaacaacgcgCGTGGACCCTCCTGTTACCGGTTATTGTAAAGCCCACTGACCACCTGGTGGAGGAGTATGGAATCATAGCGTTGGAACAAATCAAACCTAGGCTGGCAGAGTGGCCGCAGTACGGGCGTGCTCTGCGTCATGTGAAGGACCTCGACATAAGAATACCTGGCATCATGGCCGCCATTAACCGGGGTATCAAGGCAGAGGAGGCGGCTCGCCAGTCGCAGAGCCGTGCACAGAATCAAGAGAAGACGACacaacaacagaaggaagtGGAATCGTTGCTCTCTGACCCGGCGGTCCTGGCTCTCAGCACGGAACGTCGCGACAATATGTTGGCAGCGGAGCAGCAGAAGGATCGCGTGGCTGCAGCAACGTTGCATCAGCACGACATAGGGACGCTGCTGTCGAAGAAGAATATTACAGCACCGCCGCGTGTTATCCAGGAGCAGATCAACTTCATAATTGGTAACACGGATTTGCACAACGTTGAAAATAATGCCCGTGAGTTAGCGAAACAGCTACGTCCGGAGTACTACGAGTTCTTTGCTGAGTATTTCGTGGTGAAACGTGCGGCGTTGGAGCCGAATTATCATCCTACTTACCTGAACCTCCTCAACAACCTGCAGTCGAAGCAGTTGGAGAAGGCGATACGCAGCGCTACCGTTTCTTCCATCAAGCTGCTGCTTAGCAGTGACAAGATACGCGCCGATCCTGGGGAGCGCTCACTGCTCAAGAATCTTGGCTATTGGCTTGGGCTCCTAACCCTAGCCAAGAACATTCCCATTACGGCTCAGGAACTATGCTTCAAGGATTTGATTATCCTCGGGTTGCGCGAGGGAAAACTTATGGCAGTAGTTTCATGTATTGCAAGAGTGTTGCATCATTGCATGGACTCACGCTTCTTCTGCCCACCCAATCCGTGGACGATGCGGCAATTATGTCTCCTGTGGGAAATGTATAACCTCAGAAACCTGCGGGTGACACTCAGGTTTGAGGTGGATCTTCTTTGCAAACACATGAATGTGAAACTGGAGGAAATCGAGCAGTACTACAACATGCATCCCATCCACTCCAGCACACAGTTGTGCATATCTGATGTGTATAGAGAAATAAACATTCACCAGAGTGCCGACTTCCGTGTGGATAAGATGGAACTCCAGGATGTCGTTCAACAACCGCATAAGCAAGttcaacaaccacaacaggCAGCGCAGCCGCAATTGCAAACCCAGGCTGCCCGTGCCAACCGCCCTCTTCAGGCCAACGCGGAGCCCTTTAAGCCAAAGGATTCTATGGTTCCGTCGGGTGGAGCACTTGCTTTTGAGGCTGTGGGCCCGCGTAGGCCTCCCATCGTTATCACACCTGAAACGGTGCGGGtaagtgaggaagaggcgAGCCTTTTTGGCGAACGGCTTGCTGTGTACAAGGGATACCTGGCCAAAACGCTTGAAAGGGTTACGCAGGAACTCAAGCCGACGGTGCAGCGTTCCGGCACAATTGCCGCTGTAACAGCCTGCCACATTACCACTAAGGACTTTCTTTTCGACCGCGACATTAAGGCGCAACTCCGGGCAGCGGATGCGATGGCTCGTTCTCTGGCTTCCAACTTGTGCACAGTGGCCATCCGTGACGCACTTCCAGAGCCATTTAACGTGCAGGTTGGTGATCTCATCAGCCGTTTGATTGATGTTAACGTGCCCAGCTACACGGAGCGCCGTGAGCGGCTGAAAGGGCTAATCCGTGAAAATAACATGGATTTGTGTGTACGTGCGCTTGAATGGCAGGCGGCAGAGGAAGGAGCGAAGCGCCTGCATGAGAAGTTAGACAAGATTATCAAGGAAAAGATTGATCAAATTACCGCCCGTGAACCCCCACGAGCCCCAAAGGAGTATCACGATGTGCGGGATCTGTTGATGCATATGGGTGAGGTGTTGCGACCGCCTCACAATTTGCCACCGCTGCAGCGGGCAGTCTATGAGGAATTCAACAACAGTGTGCCCGTTGTTGGGCTGCTTACTGCGTATGTGCGTACGTTGGAGGACGCCACAGTCCAACACTACTCTACGGGCGACGCTAAGGTGCTATCGCTGACAAGCCCCGAGTTTGCGAACGGACACTTTGGCGAAAGCCACGATGTTATCCGCACTCGGGTAATCGGTATTTCAAACATCATCAATGCCGAAACAGCCATCTACTGCGTCGGCCCAATGCTTCGCAAGTTGTTTGTGCTTGCAGGTGCGATGAAGCGTGCCGATAGTGGGACAGCCGCAAGCAATGACCTCACTACTGCTCGTCACAGAAATGTCTGCAACCTGCTCAACGAGGTCTACCTCTTTGTATTGCAAACGTGTTATGAGCGCGGGGGAGATATTATTCGCGAAGAATTGACGCAGTTGTATTTGCAGGCGGAGCAGCGCTGGAGCTACACGGACCTTGCGGTTAATCTCTTGCGTATTAAGGTGCTCAACGTCTCCAGATTCGACGCGGCGCTCTCTAAGGCACTGTTGGCTGAGGGGATGGGGCGGCAAGGTGTAGTAGACTTCGCTGGCGCAACATTATCCAGGGTAATCGTGAATGAGAAGCTCCTTAGTGCAAAGGAATTGAGGGACACAGTGTCCCAGCTAGAGAGCATTGCCAGTAAACAGGACAACCAAACGCCCCGCCAGCAGCAGAATCAGCccaagcagcagcggcaccaGCCACAGTCCCAGCAACTTCCTGCGAGTGGACAGGATTCGGGAGCAATGGGTGGGGCTCAGATGGCGCCGGGAGGCGCAGCACCAACCAACGCCATGCGAGCTTCCCCTGCGCTCTCCAACTTGGTAGAGCAGCATGTACGGCGGCTTGTTGTGCCTACGCTTGCACCCCAAAATCAAGAAGATGCAGAGAAAATTCGAGGATTGTTTGAAGAGTGGTTGATTGTTAACGCACGGAGAATGCACAGCTCGTCCAGCGAGTCTAACCAGGCCAGTGGTGCCGCGACCAATGCTCCGTCACAGGAGGGCGCAACAGCACCGACTACATCGTCCCCCGCTTCTGCCACCGCTGCTCCTACGTCTACAACATCAGCGGCGTTACCGGGTAacaaaccaccaccacagtATGAGTACATGATGAAGTTACGAGACAACAAGCAGCTTGACGGCCCGCAACTTAGGACGTTCCTCACTACGTCACTACGCTTCTGTGTTGAACACTACGCCACCAAGTCGTTGGAGTTGGAGCGCTCCAACCCGGCGGTACTCGGCCGTGCTTTGACCGCTGAATGGAAGCCAGGCAACGCTCCACCCCATCGTTACCAGTACGATGACGGGCTTTTCACACATGTGGATGCCTTGTCTGACCTAGTGACAGTGTTGTTATATTACTGCTCGTTGAAGAACGAGTCGCGGACACTTCTTACGTTACTCAGGCGGGTTCTGGATGCGTTCCAATGGGCGCTCATAGATAATCATCAGGCGGTCGTTGTACGTTTACAACAGGCTCAGAACCCCAATCACCTTGGAAATGCAAAGTCTGAGCTTCCCGCTGGCACCGCCTACGCACCGATGTTCCAACAACAACCCTACGTGCGCTTCTTCAGTAATCTCTTTACCACGCTCGTGCGTGCGGATTCGCCAAAGCGTGAGACGATGGAGCAAATCACAAGTGCTTTTGCTGATACTCTTCATAACCTCCCGCCACTCAAATATCCTGCGTTCACTTTTGGATGGCTGGAGCTTGTGAGTCACCGTATATTCCTCAACCGCTGTCTACGTTCGCCTGTGCCCTGGCCCTCCTATGTTGCGCTGTTAGTTCAGGGGCTCGAGTTTATTGAGCGCTTCACgcgtgaaggaaatatttcCAAAAACGTACTCGTGTTCTACAAGGCGTTCTTCAAGCTGATGTTGGTACTCACACACGACTACTCACGCTTTCTTATTACGTATCACTACCAGTTGTGTGACGCCATCCCACCGTACTGTGTGCAGTTGCTAAACACTGTTTTGTGCTCCTTCCCGTCGGGTGTGAAGTTACCGGAGTTCTTTGCGCGTGTGCCAGACGATGGCTCGGAGATGCGGAAGCACCCTGCGACCGACAATCAAGTAAAGTGTATTGAGGAGAGTTTCAAACAGCACCACTTCGATGGAAACGCTTTGTCCGAGAAATTGCAGGATGACCGACCAATGTCCGAGTCTTACATGCAAAGTATTGTGGAGAAGTTGCAGTCGTTGCACAACTGGCGGCTGATGAATGCCATCGTACTGCACGTTTGCATTGTGTACTTGCAGGTAAACGATCATGCTGTGAAGCCCAACTTTCCTGAATCCAACGCTATGCGTTTCTACCGCCACCTTGCGGGCTCATTGGACCACGAACACCGCTATTACTTTATCTGTTCCTGCGCTAACCATCTGCGTTACCCGAACTGTCAAACGAACTTCTTCGTGAAGGTTATATCCAAcctcttccttccccacCGATCCATTCGCAACGCCGTGGTTCAGCAGTGCATCCAAGAGCAAATCACTCGTGTGGCGGTGGAAAAAACACTCATCATTCAACCGCATCCGTGGGGAGTACTCAGTACATTCATGGAGCTCATGAGGGCCCCAGAGTATGGTTTCTGGGAGAAGAGTTTTATATGCAGTACATCTTTCTTAGAGAGTATGTTCACAAAACTGCGACGCTCAGTGGAGTCCCGAAACGCCCAGCAACAGGTGCAGCAATCGACCGGATCTGCTTCCACCTCCGCAACTCAAGGCAAGAAGTAG
- a CDS encoding methionyl-tRNA synthetase, putative (similar to Methionyl-tRNA synthetase, mitochondrial (EC 6.1.1.10) (Methionine--tRNA ligase) (MetRS). (Swiss-Prot:O74634) (Candida albicans;)) translates to MALKLLSEKANSQALKVLLCSYYVKRPVEVSLSGAYATPILHHPAFKQPIIAPNEMARVILFYSVEPTSNNGGAADSSNGDGTASPVAGLTNLTLEHETWLEWEATTFTRAVHPLYTQRRQTAESLAVFSYLDKKISENDDRCVYSPAVEGKGAADPTDAVSTFFIDCIVWCAVLPALCESGVLRDSEKQQLPHLVKWFNTFQKEQKTLIDNAFENLSVQEAADFLRCPRVYKVSAKVEKVFFVTSPIYYVNAAPHIGHVYSTLITDVIGRYHRVKGERVFALTGTDEHGQKVAEAAKQKQVSPYDFTAAVAGEFKKCFEQMDYSIDYFIRTTNEQHKAVVKELWTKLEQKGDIYLGRYEGWYSISDESFLTPQNITDGVDKDGNPCKVSLESGHVVTWVSEENYMFRLSAFRERLLEWYHANPGCIVPEFRRREVIRAVEKGLPDLSVSRKKETLHNWAIPVPGNPDHCVYVWLDALTNYLTGSRLRVDESGKEVSLADDFSELERFPADVHVIGKDILKFHAIYWPAFLLSAGLPLPKKIVAHGWWTKDRKKISKSLGNVFDPVEKAEEFGYDALKYFLLRESGFSDDGDYSDKNMIARLNGELADTLGNLVMRCTSAKINVNGEWPSPAAYTEEDESLIQLIKDLPGTADHYYLIPDIQKAIIAVFDVLRAINAYVTDMAPWKLVKTDPERLRTVLYITLEGVRVTTLLLSPILPRKSVVIFDMLGVPEVHRKGIENFEFGAVPPGTRLGPAVEGEVLFSKRSTENTKST, encoded by the coding sequence ATGGCTCTAAAGCTGCTTTCAGAAAAGGCCAACTCACAAGCCCTCAAGGTGTTGCTGTGCTCTTATTACGTTAAACGACCCGTAGAGGTGTCGCTATCGGGAGCATATGCAACTCCTATTTTGCACCATCCAGCCTTCAAGCAGCCCATCATTGCACCTAACGAAATGGCCCGcgtcattttattttacagcGTTGAACCCACTAGTAATAATGGAGGGGCAGCAGATTCATCTAATGGTGACGGTACCGCCTCTCCCGTTGCCGGTTTGACAAACCTGACATTGGAGCACGAGACGTGGTTGGAGTGGGAGGCAACGACTTTTACCCGTGCTGTGCACCCGCTCTACACGCAACGACGGCAAACGGCGGAGTCTCTGGCTGTGTTTTCATATCTCGACAAAAAGATTAGTGAAAATGATGACCGCTGTGTTTACTCTCCAGCTGTTGAAGGTAAAGGGGCTGCGGATCCCACCGATGCCGTCAGCACTTTTTTCATTGACTGTATTGTATGGTGTGCTGTCCTTCCTGCTCTCTGCGAGAGCGGTGTGCTGCGGGACTCGGAGAAGCAACAGCTACCGCATCTTGTGAAGTGGTTCAATACATTTCAAAAGGAACAGAAGACGTTGATTGATAACGCCTTCGAGAACCTCTCTGTGCAGGAAGCTGCCGACTTCTTGCGGTGCCCACGTGTGTACAAGGTGTCGGCTAAGGTGGAGAAAGTATTCTTTGTCACATCACCCATTTACTACGTGAATGCAGCACCACACATTGGTCACGTGTACAGCACTTTGATTACCGACGTCATTGGGAGGTACCACCGCGTGAAGGGAGAGCGGGTGTTTGCATTGACTGGCACCGATGAACACGGGCAGAAGGTAGCCGAAGCTgccaagcagaaacaggtTTCTCCGTATGATTTTACGGCTGCTGTGGCTGGCGAGTTCAAGAAGTGTTTTGAACAGATGGATTACAGCATCGACTACTTCATTCGCACCACCAATGAGCAACACAAGGCGGTGGTTAAGGAGCTATGGACGAAGTTGGAGCAGAAAGGTGACATCTATCTCGGCCGTTATGAAGGTTGGTATTCAATCAGTGATGAGTCCTTCCTTACGCCACAGAACATCACGGACGGAGTtgacaaggatggcaatCCATGCAAAGTGAGCCTCGAAAGTGGGCACGTCGTAACGTGGGTCTCAGAAGAAAATTATATGTTCCGCCTGAGCGCGTTCCGCGAGAGGCTTTTGGAATGGTACCATGCCAACCCCGGTTGCATAGTGCCAGAGTTTCGCAGAAGGGAGGTAATTCGCGCGGTGGAGAAGGGCTTGCCTGACCTGAGTGTCTCCCGCAAGAAGGAAACACTGCACAACTGGGCGATACCCGTTCCAGGCAACCCAGACCACTGCGTTTATGTCTGGCTCGACGCTCTGACGAATTATTTAACTGGTTCACGTCTTCGAGTAGATGAATCCGGGAAGGAGGTGAGCCTAGCGGATGACTTTAGCGAGCTCGAGCGCTTCCCTGCTGATGTTCACGTTATTGGGAAAGACATTTTGAAGTTCCACGCAATTTACTGGCCTGCGTTCCTGCTCTCTGCTGGCCTTCCACTACCCAAGAAGATTGTCGCACATGGGTGGTGGACAAAGGATCGCAAGAAGATCAGCAAATCCCTCGGGAACGTTTTCGATCCGGTGGAGAAGGCAGAGGAGTTTGGTTACGATGCGCTTAAGTACTTCCTGCTTCGGGAGTCGGGCTTCTCCGATGATGGTGACTACAGTGACAAGAACATGATTGCCCGCCTTAATGGTGAGCTTGCTGATACGCTCGGCAATCTTGTCATGCGGTGCACTTCTGCGAAGATAAATGTTAACGGCGAGTGGCCCAGTCCTGCGGCTTACACCGAGGAGGACGAGTCCCTCATACAACTCATTAAGGATTTGCCTGGAACGGCGGATCACTACTACCTGATTCCCGACATACAGAAAGCTATCATTGCCGTTTTCGACGTGCTACGTGCCATCAACGCTTACGTCACCGACATGGCGCCATGGAAACTCGTCAAAACAGACCCGGAACGGCTCCGCACGGTGCTGTACATTACCCTGGAGGGTGTACGCGTGACGACGCTGCTCCTTTCCCCAATTCTTCCGCGGAAGtccgttgttatttttgacATGTTGGGCGTCCCCGAGGTACATCGTAAAGGTATTGAGAACTTTGAGTTTGGTGCCGTTCCTCCTGGAACGCGTCTCGGCCCCGCAGTGGAGGGCGAGGTGCTGTTCAGCAAGCGCTCAACAGAGAATACAAAGAGTACATAA